AAACTTGGGTGGAcctaattttcaaatatccaATAGTCCAAATTGTGGCACACCAGTTGGTGAGATGATGTGGCATAATATGAattattgaatttttgaaaaccGAATCTACCCAAATGTTAACGTTATATATAAGTGAATTTGAATTTATGTAATATTTAAAACAAGAGTCAATATAAACAAGGGAGATACTAAATTTATACCTCTCCatgttaaattcatgcttggtACAATCTCTAATACTTATGGCGCAAGTTATCGATACTTATGGTACAAGTCTTTAATGCAGTAGGAGTGTGGATTTAAGTTGTTAAGGTGTCAATCTAACATGTtccttaaaataaaattttacatGACACGCCCATTGACTGAATGGTAACGAACTCTCGATTCTTCTTTTTAAGTAAGGTTCGTGCTTGGTACAATCTCTTATACTTATGGTGCAAGTTATCGATACTTATGGTACAAGTCTTTAATGCAGTAGGAGTGTGGATTTTGGTTATTAGGATGTCAATCTAACATGTCCCTTAAAATAAAGTTTTACATAACAAGCCTATTGACCGAATGATAACGAACTCGATTCTTCTCAAATAAGGCCTTGAATTCGAATTTTGTAAATAAAGAGATAGGCATTGGGAGAGCTTGCCGTCTCATGGAGTTTGACCCGACTTGACTGCGGACAAGTCGAGCCCAATGTGGCTAGCAATTACCGGGGGTTAGTAGAGTTAGCTAGCATTTAGACCTTTATTGCATAGACGTAACTGAAGGGATCTTTTAGTTGCAGTGGCTAAATAAGGGACTTAGTTGTACAAACTTAGGAATCTTTGGAGAGGAGGTCCTAGGAATGGTATCAAATTGCTAACGAGAGCTTCTGTTTCTTTCCTCTCATATTCTCACCCTTTTCTCCATCTCCTCGGCTTGCTTTTTTTTTGACAATCATAACAAttgtataacctaatctatcctAATCTACAGGGGAGGGAGAGTCTAAGGAGGCTTGCGTATTAAGGGTTAGGAGATATGCAGACCTGATTAGATCAAGCGAGTGTTATAGTACCacctttaaaatttttttgctgCAGGTGAGGTTGGCCGTTGAACCAAACTCATAGGTTTTTTTTCTCCCTCTTCCTTTTGCAGTTGTTTTGATTATAGCTCCATTTTCGCCTCCCTTTACACAAGAGACGTAAATATGTAGTGGGGGGATGTGTAAAGTCTTGCTTTATTAATAATTGCGCCTTTTAAGGGTGCAGCTTTCtccttttttgatttttctgtcATTCATCTAGTTGTCAAGTGGTACAAGGGTCCTACATTCACGCAATTGTCAAGTGGAACAAATGGTTCTAAATTCATGCAATTATATACATTTGTCAGAACTGCAGTTGTATGACAGTGGCAAGAAAATCTTGTTGGATACTTAGACTGGATGCAATTCTGATTTTGAGTCAACTAGAGAAGCAAAGACAACCTTAACAAAGAGTTCTCCCTTTACAAAATACTAGTACTAATGAACAGCGGTTTGCCCTTCCCATTCCAGCGCAGCATAACTGACAAAAATGGTTTGTCAAAGACTCGAGGGGAGAAACTTAACCAAGTTATTTCTTGTTTAGAACCGTGTACAAAATTCAAGAACACAAAAATGACTTACAAGTCCTCTATGCGGATGCCACAAACAACGAGATAAAAGGTTTTGCTAATAAGAAAATTACAAACCCGgagaagcaaaaaataaaatttgttctTGTAAGGAAACGAATCCTAATGGAAACAAAAATGAGCAATCAAGAATTCAAGGAGAAATACAAATAAAGGCAACGGcaaagattctttcaagaaacGCCTTATCAATGCAACTAGAAATAGTTCTTTAACGATGTTAAGATCAGCACTGGCCTGTATATTACTCCATTTCACTTTTGCAGGTGTGCCACAAGGAGAAATTACTAGAAATTAAGCCTCTAGCCACAGATTAATTCCCATAGGAAAGAGGAGAAGCGTTGAGGTAACAATTATAAAGAACTGCAGAGATATGATGAAAATTTGTAGCAGGAGGGAAAGGAAGAATGCAGCTGTACATACACACCGGAGAGTAGGATTATCACAAAGTAATACTTGTCATCAAACCTCCTCCATCtctattaaacaaaaaaaaaaaaaaaagcattttcTATTACTACTAACCATTTGTTTAGCACAGGTACGGTGCTGCGTTAGTCAATCATTCTTCTCCAATTACTTCCCTTTGTTCATCTTAGGCTTAGCTGATCCTGTTTTATCTAGCAACACTATTTCCTTTCCACCCTTTAGCAGGACAATCCTATCTCCAGTGAACGTCAAAGGGTAATTATTTGAGACCCAGTCCCCGCCTAACACCATGTCACATGCTCTTATTTCCACGATTCTCATATCAGTTACGAACTCATGACCTTGCACGGTCCACCTGAAGCTTGGACATCTGAATCTGCTGACTGCTTGGTATAGACCAAATACAAAATTCACAAGCAGCGGCGTGGTCTCCTCCATCTCAAACCCTGCCTGAATTGCTACATCAGTGTCGATGAAGCTATAAGGAACGCCAGTAGATATGATAACTGTTGTGTCCCTTTTCCCTGCTAAAACTTTAAACTTGGCAGGGTGGCCTTGATCAATGAAAACATCAACTGATTCACAAGGCAAGATTTGCTCTCGATTAGTCCTCATTTCTGAAGAGACTAACTTCACTTTCATCACTTCAATTGCTATTTCCTGGATGCGTGCAAGGTTGAAAGCATGAATAAGGGTCTCCGGTTTTGGCTTGCGGATTACACGTCTAATTTCTTCCTTGAGTCCACTCAGGAAACTGGAAATGAAATAATCTTCTGTAAGCCCATAATTCATTGTCATCAACAAGTCTCTCAACTCAGCAAATTTCTCTTGATACTCCGCGACAGAGCCCGTCTGTTTCAGATTATGAAATTCTCCAATGATGTCTCGCCCCAGTTCTAAGTTATCAGACACTTCTCGAGTTGATATGCCACAAGCATCCATCTTCTTCCCCTTGTTCATTAGACCCTTCATACCACATGATATTTCTTCAAGTTGCACAGACATATTTTTGACAACCCCAAGGATACTGTCGAACCTATTGGTGAGAGCTTCAATTTTGGCATCAACTTGCTGAATTGAGGCAACCTCTGTTTCAGAATCTTCATCAGTTACTACTGCAAACCCTATGCCATGAGCTTCATTTGTTACGGTTTCATGCCTC
This portion of the Coffea arabica cultivar ET-39 chromosome 2e, Coffea Arabica ET-39 HiFi, whole genome shotgun sequence genome encodes:
- the LOC113732860 gene encoding uncharacterized protein; the encoded protein is MGKGARKKRHETVTNEAHGIGFAVVTDEDSETEVASIQQVDAKIEALTNRFDSILGVVKNMSVQLEEISCGMKGLMNKGKKMDACGISTREVSDNLELGRDIIGEFHNLKQTGSVAEYQEKFAELRDLLMTMNYGLTEDYFISSFLSGLKEEIRRVIRKPKPETLIHAFNLARIQEIAIEVMKVKLVSSEMRTNREQILPCESVDVFIDQGHPAKFKVLAGKRDTTVIISTGVPYSFIDTDVAIQAGFEMEETTPLLVNFVFGLYQAVSRFRCPSFRWTVQGHEFVTDMRIVEIRACDMVLGGDWVSNNYPLTFTGDRIVLLKGGKEIVLLDKTGSAKPKMNKGK